The DNA region CTACAGAATGTTGGAGACGAAAAAAGCGGTCGATTAAAAGAATATAAAAATCTAAGCCTTCCAAAAAGGTTGATGACCTGAAATGAGAATCGAAACACCATGTTATAAAATGTTGAAAAAAGCAACACAGAGCAGTCACTTGACTTGTTTTGTGTTGTTTTTTCAATATCCACCTAAAGTCTATCTGTTTATAGGTCTAAGGTACCATGACAAGAAAAGTAACTTAGTTCAAAATAGTAAGGGTAGCAGGAGGTTGTATGTGGAAAAAGGGAAAACTGGAAAAGTCATCACTTACTAAATCAAGCAGTAAGTCAAAAAATGGAGGGATAAAATGTCTGTAATCGAAGCTAAAAACATAAAAAAAAGCTATGGACGAAACGAATCAAGATTCGATGCCTTAAAAGGTGTGGATCTATCAGTTGAAGAAGGCGAATCTGTAGCGATCATCGGGAAAAGTGGATCAGGAAAATCAACATTTATGCATATTCTCGCATTGTTGGATAAGCCAACATCCGGTGAAATTTTATTAAATAATCAAAATGTTACCAGCATCAGTAAAAAACAATTAGATAAAACAAGGAATGAACAATTCGGTTTTGTCTTCCAGCAATTCTTTATGAACCCTAAAGATACCGTTTTAAACAATGTGATGCTGCCGTTAAAAATCGGTGGGATCTCTAGTGGTAAACGCAAGGAAATGGCGCTTGAGGCACTTAAAGCTGTTGATTTAGAAGATAAAATCAATAACAAAGCCAATAACTTATCTGGTGGACAAAAGCAACGTGTTTGTATTGCGCGTGCGTTAGTCAATAATCCGAAAATCATTTTTGCTGATGAACCAACGGGGAATCTGGATTCGACAACAGGAGATAAAATCGAACAGCTTTTATTTGATTTGAATAAGAAAAAAGGCATCACGCTGATCATTGTAACGCATGACCCAGAACTTGCGGCTCGCTGTGATCGTCAGATCCATGTTCGTGACGGCTTGATCATAGGAGGAGATGAGTAGATGAAATTCAGCGATATTTTGAAATCAGCAAGTTCAAACTTAATGCGTAACAAAGGTCGGACGATTTTGACGATTGTTGCGATTTTTATTGGTGCTTTTACTATCTCATTGACGACAGGGGTCAATATTGGTGTGAATGACTATATCGATAAGCAAGTCGGCAGTGTCGGCGGAGAAAATCAAATTTTTGTTCAGCCGAAAATGGAAATGAACATGGGCAATAGCGATGAGCCTACAAAATATGATCCAGATAAAAAGACCAGCACAATGTCACAAATACAAGCAATGACAGAAAAAGATGTTGAAAAAATAAAAGAACTTAAAGGGATCGATTCTGTTGAACCGATGAAATCTGCAACGATCGATTATATTGAAGGTACAAACGGTGAAAAATATGTATTTTCTGCAAGTTCGACGATGGAAGATATGAATATCGATCTGGAAACGGGTAAAACTGTTTCTCAAGACAGCACAGCATTTGAAATCAATTTAGCACCTGAATATGTGAAATCACTTGGCTTCAAATCAAGTAAGGACGCAGTTGGTAAAACTGTGAAACTAGGAACAGCTCCAACGCTTGGCGGAGAAGAAAAAGTGGTCGAAGCAAAAATCGTTGGCGTTCGTAATACCAGCTTGATTCAAGGTGGTATGTCATTGATGAACCGCTCATTAGTAGATAAACTGGTCGAAATCAACGAAGAAGGTCTGCCGGAAAACATGCAAAACCAATATGGAATGGTCATTGCAGCTGCGGATAAAAATAGTACAAAAGAAGACATTACGGCAATTAAAGATCGTTTGGACAAAGCAGGTTATACTGGATCGACCGTGGAAGATGAAATCGGTATGATCAGAAATATCATCAATGCAATTACAGGAGTCTTAACAATGTTTGGGGCGATTGCATTATTAGCAGCAAGCTTTGGGATCATCAATACGTTGTACATGTCCGTTCAAGAGCGCACAAGAGAGATCGGCTTAATGAAAGCAATGGGATTAAGTAGTGGTAAAGTCTTTACGATTTTTAGTGTAGAAGCAGCGTTGATCGGATTCTTAGGCTCAGTATTAGGAATTTTAGGAGCAGTCGGTGTTGGCGCACTAGTGAACCAAATCGCTGCAGATTCATTCTTAGAAGCATTGACTGGATTTACACTGATCCAATTTTCAGCAGGGTCTTCACTCGTGATTATCTTAGTGATCATGGCAATTGCTTTCTTAGCAGGAACATTACCAGCAAGAAGAGCAGCCAAATTAGATCCAATCGAATCTTTACGTTATGAATAAAAATAAATAGAAAATAGAAAGACAAAGCAAAGATACCAGCTCATTTTGCTTTGTCTTTTTTACTTTCTTTTAGTAAGCATATTAGTTACCTAAATAAATAAAAAGGAGTATACTAAGTTTACATTTTGTTGAAAAACGGAGGAACGATCATGAAAGCAGTAGTAATCAATCAATATGGCAGTAAGGATGTCTTAGAAGAACAAGAGGTTACCTTACCTGAATTAAAAGAACATCAAGTATTAGTAAAGGAATATGCAACGTCGATCAATCCAATCGACTGGAAACTTAGAGAAGGCTATTTGAAGCAAATGTTCGACTGGGAATTTCCAATTATTTTAGGCTGGGATGTTGCCGGTGTGATCACTGAGGTTGGAAGCCTTGTAACAGAGTGGAAAGTCGGCGATAAAGTTTTCGCTCGTCCTGAAACCACTCGTTTTGGCACTTACGCAGAAGAAACGATCGTCGATGATCATTTATTAGCAGCGATCCCTGAAAATATTAGCTTTGAAGAAGCTGCTGCTGTGCCATTAGCAGGGCTGACTGCTTGGCAAGCATTGTTCGATCATGGCGATCTTAAAAAAGGTGAAAAAGTCTTGATCCATGCGGGTGCAGGCGGCGTGGGAACTTATGCGATCCAATTAGCAAAAGAAGCAGGTGCCTATGTTATTACAACAGCTAGTGAAAAAAATCATGAGTTATTGAACAAATTAGGTGCAGATGAAGTGATCGATTATCATACAACAGATTTTACAGATATTTTATCGGATATCGATTTAGTGTTTGATACGATGGGCGGAGACGTTCAAAAAAATAGTTTCAAGGTCCTAAAAGCTGATACAGGCCGCTTGATTTCGATCGTTGGGATCGTAGACGAAGAACTTGCCAAAGAAAAAAATATTCGAGCGGAAGGTATTTGGCTACAGCCAGATGGTGAGCAGTTGAGTAAAATCGCTGATTTAATGGCAAAAGGGAAAGTTACTTCTGTTGTTGGAGAGGTTTTCCCATTCTCAAGACAAGGTGTTTATGATGCACATGCTTTGAGCGAAACTCATCATGCGGTCGGAAAAATCGTAATAAAAATGGGTGAATAAAAAAGAAGAGACTGAGATTTCTGTCTATAATGATCAATAGAAGGTGCCTTCTACTGATCATTATAGAATAGAGTTCAGTCTTTTTTTTTAGTTATTCGGTTTAGAAAAATGTTCTAAGATACTTTTTAAAACAAATTTTTCGACATTTAAGTAATTTTTCTTTTTTGGACGACAGACAGTGACTTTCCAAGATAATGGATGCTGGATTCGAACAGCTTTGTAATCCCGTTCTTGAATGAAATCTTTGACAGGAGCTGGCAGAATAGTCAAAAATGCTGTATTAAAGGTCATTTTCAGTAGTAAATCCCACGCACCAGATTGGATTTTTATCATTGGCTTTAAATTTAGCTTGTCAAAATAACTCATGACCAAATGATGGATCATGAAGGTATCGTTGAATAATGCCAACGGCTCCTTTGCCAGTTGTTCCCAAGTGATCCATTCCTTTTCAGCATAGGCATTGTTGATACTCATAAATGCATATAGCTCATCTTCTACCAACGTATGTTCCTCGATATTCGCTAATTCTGTCGGCTGCAGTAAAATGGCTAGATCGATTTCATTGACCAGCAGCATTTTTTTTAGCTCATACGCACCTTCTTCGACAATGTTTATTCTTATCTCAGGATGTTCTAGAATAAACTGAGATAAAAAATTCGCAAAAACCAGAGAAAGAATCAATGGCGGGATCCCGATCGTGATACTGCCAGTCAAAAACTGATTTTTTTCTTCGAGCTGTTTCATCATTTCTTCATAAGAAGCAATGACTTCGATGGCTTGTTCGTAAAACGTTTCCCCAACAGCGGTTAAAGCAGAAAGTTTTCCTTGTTTGCGTATAAACAACTCGACATTTTCTTCTTCTTCAAACGTTTTGATCATCTTACTCAATGCAGGTTGGGAAAGGTGCATTTTTTTTGCCGCGGCAGATAAATTATTATCGGAATCGACGATCGTCACAAAATATTTTAATTGCTTGATATCCAAATGATTCTCCTCCTTTAGTAAATATTTCTTCCTATAAACTATTCTATAC from Enterococcus sp. 9D6_DIV0238 includes:
- a CDS encoding ABC transporter ATP-binding protein — encoded protein: MSVIEAKNIKKSYGRNESRFDALKGVDLSVEEGESVAIIGKSGSGKSTFMHILALLDKPTSGEILLNNQNVTSISKKQLDKTRNEQFGFVFQQFFMNPKDTVLNNVMLPLKIGGISSGKRKEMALEALKAVDLEDKINNKANNLSGGQKQRVCIARALVNNPKIIFADEPTGNLDSTTGDKIEQLLFDLNKKKGITLIIVTHDPELAARCDRQIHVRDGLIIGGDE
- a CDS encoding ABC transporter permease; the protein is MKFSDILKSASSNLMRNKGRTILTIVAIFIGAFTISLTTGVNIGVNDYIDKQVGSVGGENQIFVQPKMEMNMGNSDEPTKYDPDKKTSTMSQIQAMTEKDVEKIKELKGIDSVEPMKSATIDYIEGTNGEKYVFSASSTMEDMNIDLETGKTVSQDSTAFEINLAPEYVKSLGFKSSKDAVGKTVKLGTAPTLGGEEKVVEAKIVGVRNTSLIQGGMSLMNRSLVDKLVEINEEGLPENMQNQYGMVIAAADKNSTKEDITAIKDRLDKAGYTGSTVEDEIGMIRNIINAITGVLTMFGAIALLAASFGIINTLYMSVQERTREIGLMKAMGLSSGKVFTIFSVEAALIGFLGSVLGILGAVGVGALVNQIAADSFLEALTGFTLIQFSAGSSLVIILVIMAIAFLAGTLPARRAAKLDPIESLRYE
- a CDS encoding NADP-dependent oxidoreductase — its product is MKAVVINQYGSKDVLEEQEVTLPELKEHQVLVKEYATSINPIDWKLREGYLKQMFDWEFPIILGWDVAGVITEVGSLVTEWKVGDKVFARPETTRFGTYAEETIVDDHLLAAIPENISFEEAAAVPLAGLTAWQALFDHGDLKKGEKVLIHAGAGGVGTYAIQLAKEAGAYVITTASEKNHELLNKLGADEVIDYHTTDFTDILSDIDLVFDTMGGDVQKNSFKVLKADTGRLISIVGIVDEELAKEKNIRAEGIWLQPDGEQLSKIADLMAKGKVTSVVGEVFPFSRQGVYDAHALSETHHAVGKIVIKMGE
- a CDS encoding LysR family transcriptional regulator — translated: MDIKQLKYFVTIVDSDNNLSAAAKKMHLSQPALSKMIKTFEEEENVELFIRKQGKLSALTAVGETFYEQAIEVIASYEEMMKQLEEKNQFLTGSITIGIPPLILSLVFANFLSQFILEHPEIRINIVEEGAYELKKMLLVNEIDLAILLQPTELANIEEHTLVEDELYAFMSINNAYAEKEWITWEQLAKEPLALFNDTFMIHHLVMSYFDKLNLKPMIKIQSGAWDLLLKMTFNTAFLTILPAPVKDFIQERDYKAVRIQHPLSWKVTVCRPKKKNYLNVEKFVLKSILEHFSKPNN